A single genomic interval of Notolabrus celidotus isolate fNotCel1 chromosome 13, fNotCel1.pri, whole genome shotgun sequence harbors:
- the cpsf2 gene encoding cleavage and polyadenylation specificity factor subunit 2, which translates to MTSIIKLTAVSGVHEESALCYLLQVDEFRFLLDCGWDENFSMDIIDAMKRYVHQVDAVLLSHPDPIHLGALPYAVGKLGLNCTIYATIPVYKMGQMFMYDLYQSRNNSEDFTLFTLDDVDSAFDKIQQLKYSQIVNLKGKGHGLSITPLPAGHMIGGTIWKIVKDGEEEIVYAVDFNHKREIHLNGCTLESISRPSLLITDSFNATYVQPRRKQRDEMLLTNVMETLRGDGNVLIAVDTAGRVLELAQLLDQIWRTKDAGLGVYPLALLNNVSYNVVEFSKSQVEWMSDKLMRCFEDKRNNPFQFRHLTLCHSLADLARVPSPKVVLCSQPDLESGFSRELFIQWCQDGKNSVILTYRTTPGTLARYLIDNPGEKMLDLEVRKRVKLEGKELEEFLEKDKIKKEAAKKLEQAKEVDVDSSDESDMDDDLDQPAAVKTKHHDLMMKAEGSRKGSFFKQAKKSYPMFPTHEERIKWDEYGEIIRLEEFLVPELQATEEEKNKLESGLTNGDEPMDQDLSVVPTKCISSMENLEIRARISYIDYEGRSDGDSIKKIINQMKPRQLVIVHGPPEASLDLAESCKAFSKDIKVYTPKLQETVDATSETHIYQVRLKDSLVSSLQFCKAKDTELAWIDGVLDMRVVKVDMGVMLEEGAKEEAEEGDMPMEVAPDLGIDNSAAAVAAQRAMKNLFGEDEKEVSEESDVIPTLEPLPSHEISGHQSVFINEPRLSDFKQVLLREGIQAEFVGGVLVCNNMVAVRRTEAGRIGLEGCLCDDYYKIRELLYQQYAVV; encoded by the exons ATGACGTCCATTATCAAGCTGACAGCCGTGTCAGGGGTCCACGAGGAGTCTGCTCTCTGTTACCTTCTACAGGTGGATGAATTCCGTTTCCTCCTGGACTGTGGCTGGGATGAGAACTTCTCAATGGACATCATCGATGCTATGAAACG ATATGTTCATCAGGTCGATGCTGTGCTCCTCTCTCACCCTGATCCCATACACCTGGGAGCCCTGCCGTATGCTGTGGGCAAACTCGGTCTAAACTGTACTATCTATGCTACAATCCCTGTCTACAAGATGGGTCAGATGTTCATGTATGACCTGTACCAG TCTCGAAACAACAGTGAAGATTTCACACTCTTCACCCTTGATGATGTGGACAGTGCTTTTGATAAAATCCAGCAGCTGAAGTACTCTCAGATTGTCAATCTGAAAG GGAAGGGGCATGGTCTTTCCATAACGCCTCTTCCGGCTGGTCACATGATCGGAGGCACAATTTGGAAGATTGTGAAGGACGGGGAGGAGGAGATCGTGTATGCCGTAGACTTCAACCACAAGAGAGAAAT CCACCTCAACGGCTGCACATTAGAGAGCATCAGTCGTCCTTCTTTACTTATCACAGACTCTTTCAACGCAACGTATGTGCAGCCACGTCGCAAACAAAGAGATGAGATGCTGCTGA CCAACGTAATGGAGACCCTGCGTGGTGATGGTAATGTCCTTATTGCCGTGGATACAGCTGGGCGTGTGCTCGAGCTGGCTCAGCTGCTGGACCAGATTTGGAGGACGAAGGATGCTGGGCTTGGAGTTTACCCACTAGCTCTGCTCAACAATGTCAGCTACAATGTGGTGGAGTTCTCAAAGTCACAG GTGGAGTGGATGAGTGATAAGCTCATGAGGTGTTTTGAAGACAAGAGAAACAACCCTTTCCAATTCCGTCACCTGACGCTCTGCCACAGTCTGGCAGATCTGGCCCGGGTGCCCAGCCCCAAAGTGGTGCTCTGCAGCCAGCCGGACCTGGAGTCTGGCTTCTCCAGAGAACTCTTCATCCAGTGGTGCCAAGACGGTAAAAACTCTGTCATCCTTACCTACCGCACTACTCCTGGAACCCTCGCCCGCTACCTCATCGACAACCCTGGAGAGAAGATGCTGGACCTTGAG GTGAGGAAAAGAGTGAAGCTTGAAGGCAAGGAGCTGGAAGAATTCCTTGAGAaggataaaataaagaaagaagcagcTAAAAAGCTGGAACAAGCAAAAGA GGTGGATGTAGACTCCAGCGACGAGAGCGACATGGACGATGATCTGGATCAGCCGGCCGCGGTGAAAACCAAACACCACGACCTGATGATGAAGGCAGAGGGGAGCCGCAAAGGCAGTTTCTTCAAACAAGCCAAAAAGTCTTATCCTATGTTCCCCACTCATGAGGAGAGAATCAAGTGGGACGAGTACGGGGAAATTATCAG GCTAGAAGAGTTCCTGGTCCCTGAACTGCAggccacagaggaggagaaaaacaaactggaatCTGGGTTGACGAATGGTGATGAGCCCATGGATCAGGATCTGTCTGTTGTTCCCACTAAATGCATCTCTAGCATGGAAAATCTGGAAATCAG AGCAAGGATATCTTACATCGACTATGAAGGTCGCTCTGATGGTGACTCCATCAAGAAGATTATAAATCAGATGAAGCCCAGACAGCTGGTGATCGTTCACGGGCCGCCAGAAGCCAGCCTGGATCTGGCTGAGTCCTGCAAAGCCTTCAGCAAGGACATTAAAGTGTACACCCCAAAACTGCAGGAGACTGTGGACGCCACCAGTGAAACACACATCTACCAG GTACGATTGAAAGACTCCCTGGTGAGCTCGCTGCAGTTCTGCAAGGCCAAAGACACAGAGCTTGCCTGGATCGACGGCGTGCTGGACATGCGGGTGGTGAAGGTGGACATGGGCGTGATGCTGGAGGAGGGAGCtaaagaggaagcagaggaaggCGATATGCCCATGGAGGTGGCGCCAGATCTGGGCATCGACAACAGCGCTGCAGCGGTGGCGGCACAGCGGGCGATGAAGAACCTTTTCGGGGAGGATGAGAAGGAGGTTTCGGAGGAGAGTGACGTTATTCCAACGCTGGAGCCTCTGCCATCACATGAG